The Mesorhizobium sp. M1D.F.Ca.ET.043.01.1.1 genome contains a region encoding:
- a CDS encoding LysR substrate-binding domain-containing protein, giving the protein MKPTLDSDLLRTFVAVAETGNFTKAAEKAGRTQSAVSMQMKKLEDMVGDSLFERGSRGVALTRRGGELIVNARRIVSLLDETAASLVAPPLGGLVRIGIPAEYGRSILSRALGEFAKRHAQVEVTVRYAHSDSQVRALAAGELDLAVVFEWEGSSGGEVLMHDPTVWVTSALHHMHEERPVPIALYSRNGWCRDFAIKSLQQRGLDYRVAYTSDTNGGLTLAVTSGLAIAPISRSNIPPDCRELTAADGFGDIDSSNVVLHRNPLATGEAIDGMESAIREAFMLTGQVAPVA; this is encoded by the coding sequence ATGAAGCCCACACTCGACAGCGACCTCCTGCGCACCTTCGTGGCGGTGGCCGAGACGGGCAATTTCACCAAGGCCGCCGAAAAGGCCGGGCGCACCCAGTCGGCCGTTTCCATGCAGATGAAGAAGCTGGAGGACATGGTCGGCGACAGCCTGTTCGAGCGCGGCTCGCGCGGGGTGGCGCTGACGCGCCGGGGTGGCGAGCTCATCGTCAACGCCCGCCGCATCGTCTCGCTGCTCGACGAGACGGCGGCTTCGCTGGTGGCGCCGCCGCTGGGCGGCCTGGTGCGCATCGGCATCCCCGCCGAATATGGCCGTTCGATCCTGTCGCGGGCGCTCGGCGAATTCGCCAAACGCCACGCGCAAGTGGAGGTCACGGTGCGCTACGCGCATTCCGATTCGCAGGTTAGGGCGCTCGCGGCCGGGGAACTGGATCTCGCCGTCGTGTTCGAGTGGGAAGGCTCCTCCGGAGGCGAGGTGCTGATGCACGATCCGACAGTGTGGGTGACATCGGCTCTGCACCACATGCATGAGGAGCGGCCGGTGCCGATCGCGCTCTACAGCCGCAACGGCTGGTGCCGCGACTTCGCGATCAAGTCGCTGCAGCAGCGCGGGCTCGACTACCGCGTCGCCTATACCAGCGACACCAATGGCGGCCTGACGCTGGCGGTCACTTCCGGTTTGGCGATCGCGCCGATCTCGCGCAGCAACATCCCGCCGGACTGCCGCGAGCTGACGGCCGCCGACGGCTTCGGCGACATCGATTCCTCCAATGTGGTGCTGCATCGCAATCCGCTGGCGACCGGCGAAGCGATCGACGGCATGGAGAGCGCGATCCGCGAGGCTTTCATGCTGACCGGGCAGGTCGCGCCCGTAGCATAA